DNA from Caldanaerobius fijiensis DSM 17918:
CATACATTTTTAAATTCAATTCGACCTTTTATAGTTTCTGGTATAATTGGGTTTTCAGGGTCTTTTATGTCCGGTGGAGTGGTTAAAAGTGTGTATATTTTTTCAGCCGCTGCCATTGAGGATTGTATCATGTCATATTTTTCAGAGAGATCGATTATAGGCTGGAATAACTGATTGATATAATTGAAAAAAGCGAACAAAACTCCAAATGTTATATAACCTCTCAGCACCTGACCGCCGCCTATCCATATAAGTATTGTTAGGGCTAAAAATCTATAAAATTCGTTCAGAGGCCGGAAAATTGAGAAAATTTTCAATTGGTAAAAGCTCACATTCATATAATCTTTGTTTATATTGTCAAATTTATCATATATCATTTTTTCACGATTAAAAATTTGTATAATCCTCATTCCTGAAATATATTCTGAGAGTGAGGCATATATTCTTGCTATTCTTGTCCTTATCATCCTGTATGCTTTTCTGTCGTATCTTCTGAATATTATCGTAGATATAGCGACAAGCGGTACTACAACTAAGGACAAAAGTGCTAATCTATAATCGAGTTTAATCATTACAATTATAGTACCCGTTATCAAAAGCATATCCTGGACCAGAAATACCAATACGTTTGTGAACATGTCGTTTATGGCATCTGTATCACTGGTTATCCTGGTAACTAATCTGCCTACGGGATTTTTGTCAAAAAATGAGAGAGACATTTGCTGCAAATGCACGAATATATCAGTCCTGATGTTGTATAGTATTTTCTGACCGATATATTGAAGCATGACGGATTGGAGAAAATTAAATATTCCTCCGGCTAGGGCAATGCCAAAGTACAGAAAACCTAGCAGAACAACGCCCCTGTATTTTACAATAGGGCTAATATTTTTGGCGTTTAGATAATTATCAATGACCATTTTAAATATGTAGGGCCCTGTTAGATTTGTGCCTGTGATTATCAGGAGTAATAGAAAAACGATGATAAAATGCTTTATATAAGGCTGTGCGTACTTTTTCATGTAATTTAAAACATTTCTATCATATAACTTTACCTGTGGATTTTCTTCATCAATATATTCCTTAGGCAATGTCCTCACCTCATTCCTCTGTATTGATATTTTCTTCTAGTTGTTGCATTTTATATAACTCTTTGTAAAAACCTTCTGTTGCCAATAATTCTTCATGGGTTCCCCGTTGAACTATTTTACCTTCATCCAGGACTATTATTTCATCAGCATCTTTTACTGCGGATATTCTATGAGATATTATTATACTGGTCCTATTTTTCATAAATTCTTTCAAATTTCTGAGAATCTGTTCCTCAGTTTGAGCATCTACGGCGGAGAGACAATCGTCCAAAATCAATATATTTGGATTCTTAAGGACAGCTCTGGCGATAGCAGTTCTTTGTTTTTGTCCACCTGACAATGTAACACCTCGTTCACCTAGCACTGTATCATATCCATCTTTAAAGCCCATTATCTCGTCATGAATGCCTGCCAACTTAGCAGCATATTGTATTTTTTCTAGTGGTATATCGTCGGGAGAAAAAGCGATATTTTCCTTTATAGTAGATGAAAACAAAAATGTATCCTGCGGAACATATCCTATGTTTTCTCTTAGTGTTTTCAATGGAATTTTATTTATGTCAATTCCATCAATAAAGATTGTACCTTCAGGTACTTTATATAAGTGTAGCAGTAAATTTGCAAGGGTACTTTTTCCACATCCTGTACGTCCTACAACGGCTAACGTTTTTCCCATCTTTATTTCGATATTTATATCTTTTAAAGCAGGTTCTAAATCTTCTGCGTATTTGAATGTTAAGTTTTGTATCTTAATATCTCCCTTTAATTCTTTAACATCGACAACGTCGGGACTGTCGACAATTTCTGGCTTTGTCCTCATTATAGTATTTATTCTCTTCATGGAAGCGCTTCCTCTTTGAAATATATTTACAACCCAACCAAGCGATGTCAAGGGACCTAAAAGCATACCTATGTATGAGTTAAAAGCTACGAAATCGCCAAGTGTGATAGTTTTGTTTATTACTAGAGTACCACCATATATGATTACAATAACGGTGCTTATGGCGGATAAAATTTGCATGGAAGAACCGAAAATTGATGATAATCTCACCATTGCCATATTAGCTTCAAAGTTTTGCATATTGGCTTTATCAAATTTTTTAATTTCTCCTTTTTCCTGTACATAGGACTTTACAACTCGTATTCCCATTATGTTTTCTTCTGCCTTATCTGTCATGTTTGCAAAAGCTTCTTGCACCCTTCTAAATCTTTCTCTTATTTTTCGGCCGAAGATAACTACTATTATGAACATAAAAGGACCTGGTATTAATCCAACTAATGCTAACTTTAGGTTTATAGTCTTGACTACAATAATGAGGCTTGTGGTAAATAAGACAATCGTATCCATTAAATTTGTCATACCTCTTGCAATTGACATTCTTACTGCCTGGATATCGTTTGTCGCATGGGCCATAAGGTCTCCTGTTTTATGGTGATTGTAGTAATCTGGTGAAAGTATGAGGAGATGTGAAAAAAGATCTCTTCTCATCTCGTATTCTAGCCATCTGGCGGTACCCATAAAACCCATTCTCCAGAAATACCTCAAGACGAAAATGATTATTGCCATGGCTAGTACAGTAAACACATATTTTATTAGTTGATCATAAGGCATAGTTCTGTTTTTTAGGCCATCAGTTATGTTACCCATTAGTCTAGGTATGTATGCTTGAACAAAATCTAGCATTATTAGAGATATGGCTCCTATGATATAAGGCCATTTGTGCCTTATAAAGAAATTTTTTAGCACGAGGTATTCTCTCAACGATGTTCTCCCCTTCCCTTGATGTATTTTAAATTTATTATATCACAAATATTTATATAATAAAACTAATTTATAATCGCTTATTGAATTTTTACTATTTTAATTATATAATTAAGAAAATATACTCTTCTTATAAACACATGTACTCAATTTACAAACATTTTGTAAAGATAACGATATTTATTAATTGCGCCCATTTAGTTCGATTTTAGGAGGGATAACAATATGGTAAATTTTAATGAGTTTTTAGACAAAATGTCTGTTGTTGCTGAAGATAACAACAGAATTGATCCTGAGTACTATACAAAATATGAAGTAAAGAGAGGGCTTAGAAATAGCAATGGTTCTGGTGTTTTGGTAGGGTTGACTGAGATTGGTGAAGTGCACGGATACACTATTGATGAAAATGAAAAGGTACCCGTAGAAGGTAAGCTTTATTATAGGGGAATTGATGTCAGCCAAATAGTTGAGGGACTTCAGAAAGATGGAAGGTATGGCTTTGAGGAAGTCTGCTATTTACTATTATTCGGGCGGTTGCCTAATAAAACTGAGCTGCAAGATTTTGTGGAACTTTTAGGAAATTTAAGGAGTCTACCTGATGGTTTTACAGAAGATATGATTTTAAAGGCGCCCAGTCCTGATATAATGAATAAGCTGGCAAGAAGTGTGTTAGCTTCCTATTCTTATGACGACAATCCAGATGATATCAGTATAAAGAATGTTTTGAGGCAAAGTATTGAATTGATTGCAAGGTTTCCTACCATGGTAGCATATGGTTATCAAGCAAAATCTCATTA
Protein-coding regions in this window:
- a CDS encoding ABC transporter ATP-binding protein, which codes for MREYLVLKNFFIRHKWPYIIGAISLIMLDFVQAYIPRLMGNITDGLKNRTMPYDQLIKYVFTVLAMAIIIFVLRYFWRMGFMGTARWLEYEMRRDLFSHLLILSPDYYNHHKTGDLMAHATNDIQAVRMSIARGMTNLMDTIVLFTTSLIIVVKTINLKLALVGLIPGPFMFIIVVIFGRKIRERFRRVQEAFANMTDKAEENIMGIRVVKSYVQEKGEIKKFDKANMQNFEANMAMVRLSSIFGSSMQILSAISTVIVIIYGGTLVINKTITLGDFVAFNSYIGMLLGPLTSLGWVVNIFQRGSASMKRINTIMRTKPEIVDSPDVVDVKELKGDIKIQNLTFKYAEDLEPALKDINIEIKMGKTLAVVGRTGCGKSTLANLLLHLYKVPEGTIFIDGIDINKIPLKTLRENIGYVPQDTFLFSSTIKENIAFSPDDIPLEKIQYAAKLAGIHDEIMGFKDGYDTVLGERGVTLSGGQKQRTAIARAVLKNPNILILDDCLSAVDAQTEEQILRNLKEFMKNRTSIIISHRISAVKDADEIIVLDEGKIVQRGTHEELLATEGFYKELYKMQQLEENINTEE
- a CDS encoding ABC transporter ATP-binding protein translates to MPKEYIDEENPQVKLYDRNVLNYMKKYAQPYIKHFIIVFLLLLIITGTNLTGPYIFKMVIDNYLNAKNISPIVKYRGVVLLGFLYFGIALAGGIFNFLQSVMLQYIGQKILYNIRTDIFVHLQQMSLSFFDKNPVGRLVTRITSDTDAINDMFTNVLVFLVQDMLLITGTIIVMIKLDYRLALLSLVVVPLVAISTIIFRRYDRKAYRMIRTRIARIYASLSEYISGMRIIQIFNREKMIYDKFDNINKDYMNVSFYQLKIFSIFRPLNEFYRFLALTILIWIGGGQVLRGYITFGVLFAFFNYINQLFQPIIDLSEKYDMIQSSMAAAEKIYTLLTTPPDIKDPENPIIPETIKGRIEFKNVWFAYNGEDWVLKDVSFTIEPGQTVAFVGATGAGKSSIISLISRLYDIQKGEILIDGINIKNIPQSVLRRHIAVVLQDVFLFTGDIKSNIRLNNEEISDEKLKEVATYVNADKFIQKLPKKYDEPVTERGSTLSQGQRQLIAFARALAFDPTILVLDEATANIDTETEQLIQDSLMKISKNRTTIIVAHRLSTIQHADNIIVIHKGRIREMGKHQELLAKQGIYYKLYQLQNAKI